The proteins below are encoded in one region of Silene latifolia isolate original U9 population chromosome 2, ASM4854445v1, whole genome shotgun sequence:
- the LOC141643019 gene encoding jasmonate-induced oxygenase 2-like codes for MSCTTQEWPEPIVRVQSIADSGLDHIPDRYVKPMSERPIVEPVVTTDMDIPLVDLAGLFSSDLDVVQDTRNKVAQACQEWGFFQAINHGIEPGLMDQARQVWREFFHSPMENKQKHANSPCTYEGYGSRLGVVKGAVLDWSDYYFLHYLPPVLKDYKKWPDEPPHHRDVVEKYLQELVKLSGRLMTVLSANLGLEEDYLQNAFGGEEVGACLRANFYPKCPQPDLTLGLSPHSDPGGMTILLPDHNVPGLQVRKDDKWITVKPVPHAFIINMGDQIQVLSNAIYKSVEHRVIVNPNLERVSLAFFYNPKGDLVIEPAKKVITEENPALYPAMTFNEYRLYIRLKGPRGKSQVDSLKSPK; via the exons ATGAGTTGTACTACACAAGAGTGGCCTGAGCCTATAGTCCGAGTCCAATCCATAGCGGATAGTGGACTAGACCATATCCCAGACCGCTATGTCAAACCCATGTCCGAGCGTCCCATAGTGGAACCCGTGGTGACAACTGACATGGACATACCCCTAGTAGACCTAGCAGGCTTGTTCTCTAGTGACCTGGACGTGGTCCAGGATACTAGGAACAAAGTTGCTCAGGCCTGTCAGGAGTGGGGATTTTTCCAAGCTATTAACCATGGGATTGAGCCTGGTCTGATGGACCAGGCTCGACAAGTTTGGCGCGAGTTTTTCCACTCGCctatggaaaataaacaaaagCATGCAAACTCTCCATGTACCTATGAAGGGTACGGGAGTAGGTTGGGGGTTGTGAAGGGTGCTGTTCTTGATTGGAGTGATTATTACTTTCTTCACTATCTTCCTCCTGTTTTGAAAGATTATAAGAAATGGCCTGATGAACCACCTCACCATAG GGATGTGGTGGAGAAGTATTTACAAGAATTGGTGAAACTAAGTGGGAGATTAATGACCGTATTATCAGCTAATCTAGGATTAGAAGAGGATTATCTTCAGAATGCTTTTGGAGGGGAGGAGGTTGGAGCTTGTTTAAGGGCAAATTTTTATCCAAAATGCCCACAACCCGATTTGACACTTGGGCTATCCCCTCATTCGGATCCGGGTGGCATGACCATTTTGCTTCCCGACCATAATGTTCCGGGCCTTCAAGTTCGCAAGGATGATAAATGGATCACGGTTAAACCAGTTCCACATGCTTTTATTATCAACATGGGAGATCAAATTCAG GTTCTAAGCAATGCAATATACAAAAGCGTGGAGCACCGAGTAATAGTGAACCCTAATTTGGAGCGAGTTTCATTGGCTTTCTTTTACAATCCAAAGGGTGATTTGGTAATTGAACCGGCCAAGAAGGTCATAACCGAAGAAAATCCAGCATTGTATCCTGCTATGACTTTTAATGAATATCGACTTTATATAAGGTTAAAAGGTCCTCGTGGAAAATCTCAAGTTGATTCGTTAAAATCACCTAAATGA